In one Euleptes europaea isolate rEulEur1 chromosome 12, rEulEur1.hap1, whole genome shotgun sequence genomic region, the following are encoded:
- the LOC130485124 gene encoding trefoil factor 2-like translates to MNPKTRVNCGFPGITPRQCRNAGCCFSSEVPGVPWCFFPAHPTYKKVCPANVRARKNCGYPGISAKTCEARGCCFESHPPAVPWCFYHVLVAQEC, encoded by the exons ATGAATCCCAAAACAAGGGTCAACTGTGGATTTCCTGGAATCACTCCCCGGCAATGCAGAAATGCCGGGTGCTGCTTCAGTTCAGAAGTCCCAGGAGTCCCCTGGTGTTTTTTTCCAGCTCACCCCACGT ATAAAAAGGTGTGTCCTGCTAATGTGAGAGCCAGAAAGAACTGTGGGTACCCAGGAATCTCTGCTAAAACATGTGAGGCAAGAGGATGCTGTTTTGAGTCTCACCCTCCCGCTGTTCCTTGGTGTTTCTATCACGTCCTGGTAGCACAAG AGTGTtaa